The following are encoded in a window of Manihot esculenta cultivar AM560-2 chromosome 8, M.esculenta_v8, whole genome shotgun sequence genomic DNA:
- the LOC110621796 gene encoding calmodulin-binding protein 25, with protein MASSENLASFEPFLFRPTFTDSWISEAYARDTEALTKALQKSLSNSINSNSSFFVSETLSTDSLFNLVSGSQTPPPATPTASNVSGSDPETPAPKRQRNGIGIPGAAAKVSKRKSRASKRSQTTFITADPANFRQMVQQITGVKFGNNQLPAVPVLKPEPQRLGSRMHGTGGCLPTLDTSAFLLDHHHQQQQEMVVGPGSGPVIGSETVSFPQPVVSDGLDFDSYSSFPTLESWN; from the coding sequence ATGGCTTCATCGGAGAACTTGGCCAGTTTTGAACCATTTCTCTTTAGACCCACCTTTACTGACTCATGGATTTCGGAAGCTTATGCTCGCGACACCGAAGCCCTAACTAAAGCCCTCCAGAAATCCCTTTCTAATAGTATTAACTCTAATTCTTCCTTCTTTGTCTCTGAAACTCTCTCGACGGATTCCTTATTCAACCTCGTTTCCGGCTCCCAAACACCACCGCCGGCTACTCCTACTGCCTCTAACGTTTCTGGCTCTGACCCTGAAACGCCAGCTCCCAAGCGCCAGCGAAACGGGATCGGGATCCCAGGTGCTGCTGCCAAAGTTTCGAAACGCAAGTCTCGTGCTTCTAAGCGCTCTCAGACTACGTTCATAACAGCGGATCCGGCCAACTTCAGGCAGATGGTGCAACAGATTACCGGAGTTAAATTCGGTAACAACCAGTTGCCAGCCGTACCAGTGCTGAAGCCGGAGCCACAGAGACTCGGTAGCCGGATGCACGGCACTGGCGGGTGCTTGCCGACCCTAGATACGTCGGCGTTTTTGCTGGATCACCATCATCAACAGCAACAAGAAATGGTTGTGGGCCCGGGCTCAGGACCCGTTATTGGGTCCGAGACAGTTTCTTTTCCACAGCCCGTGGTATCCGATGGGCTAGACTTTGACTCTTATTCGAGCTTTCCGACACTAGAGTCGTGGAATTAG